One Pongo pygmaeus isolate AG05252 chromosome 10, NHGRI_mPonPyg2-v2.0_pri, whole genome shotgun sequence genomic window carries:
- the LOC129010619 gene encoding olfactory receptor 10P1 yields the protein MAGENHTTLPEFLLLGFSDLKALQGPLFWVVLLVYLVTLLGNSLIILLTQVSPALHSPMYFFLRQLSVVELFYTTDIVPRTLANLGSPHPQAISFQGCAAQMYVFIVLGISECCLLTAMAYDRYVAICQPLHYSTLLSPRACMAMVGTSWLTGIITATTHASLIFSLPFPSHPIIPHFLCDILPVLRLASAGKHRSEISVMTATIVFIMIPFSLIVTSYIRILGAILAMASTQSHLKVFSTCSSHLLVVCLFFGTASITYIRPQAGSSVTTDRALSLFYTVITPMLNPIIYTLRNKDVRRALRHLVKRQHPSP from the coding sequence ATGGCTGGGGAAAACCATACTACACTGCCTGAATTCCTCCTTCTGGGATTCTCTGACCTCAAGGCCCTGCAGGGCCCCCTGTTCTGGGTGGTGCTTCTGGTCTACCTGGTCACCTTGCTGGGTAACTCCCTGATCATCCTCCTCACACAGGTCAGCCCTGCCCTTCATtcccccatgtacttcttcctgcGCCAACTCTCAGTGGTGGAGCTCTTCTACACCACTGACATCGTGCCCAGGACCCTGGCCAATCTGGGCTCCCCGCATCCCCAGGCCATCTCTTTCCAGGGCTGTGCAGCCCAGATGTACGTCTTCATTGTCCTGGGCATCTCCGAGTGCTGCCTGCTCACAGCCATGGCCTATGACCGATATGTTGCCATCTGCCAGCCCCTACACTATTCCACCCTCTTGAGCCCACGGGCCTGCATGGCCATGGTGGGCACCTCCTGGCTCACAGGCATCATCACGGCCACCACCCATGCCTCCCTCATCTTCTCTCTACCTTTTCCCAGCCACCCAATCATCCCACACTTTCTCTGTGACATCCTGCCAGTACTGAGGCTGGCAAGTGCTGGGAAGCACAGAAGCGAGATCTCCGTGATGACAGCCACCATAGTCTTCATTATGATCCCCTTCTCTCTGATTGTCACCTCTTACATCCGCATCCTGGGTGCCATCCTAGCAATGGCCTCCACCCAGAGCCACCTCAAGGTCTTCTCCACCTGCTCCTCCCATCTGCTTGTGGTCTGTCTCTTCTTTGGAACAGCCAGCATCACCTACATCCGGCCGCAGGCAGGCTCCTCTGTTACCACAGACCGCGCCCTCAGTCTCTTCTACACGGTCATCACACCCATGCTCAACCCCATCATCTACACCCTTCGGAACAAGGACGTGAGGAGGG